DNA from Capsicum annuum cultivar UCD-10X-F1 unplaced genomic scaffold, UCD10Xv1.1 ctg62715, whole genome shotgun sequence:
GCATTGCAGAGCATCTCAGTCTTCTGTGCCGAATTCTGGTGAAGCTAGTAGTTCAATTCCGATGCATCCTCAACCGCTTAATGTGGCCCCCATCAGCTGGTATTCATCGACACCAGATATCAATGCTGGTTCAGTCTCAGTTGAAGCTATAACTTTGCCGTCCAAGCGTAGCAACTCTCAGCGGCATGCTGGGGGTCAGCCTGCAGTGGTTTTTTTTTCTGCTTATCCAGCCAAAGAGGAGTGGGACAATCTTTTAAATCATGCTAACGGTGGGGTTGCCCTTACTGGATCGGCTTTGTATGGAAAGGTTGGGCCATTCATGTGTTCAGTTGATATAGCTAAATCTGAAGATGCTTATGTGTTCCGTGTTTCACTTCCCGGTGTTGCTAGGGATGAACGTAAGTTCTACGTATGAGTAAGATTTTCTTAAGTTGAAAATCACCATATCTTCTTATAACTCTTTACTGTATTACATCagactttttcttttatattttactaCGTCAAGTTGAAAAT
Protein-coding regions in this window:
- the LOC124893646 gene encoding alpha-crystallin domain-containing protein 22.3-like; protein product: CRASQSSVPNSGEASSSIPMHPQPLNVAPISWYSSTPDINAGSVSVEAITLPSKRSNSQRHAGGQPAVVFFSAYPAKEEWDNLLNHANGGVALTGSALYGKVGPFMCSVDIAKSEDAYVFRVSLPGVARDEQVFRCDVGQNGRILIRGVSVTGERKVRRKNMVFKMQTQNLCPPGEFTVSFQLPGPIDHLNLSCNFGPDGIFEGVAKKKQQVL